A genome region from Brassica oleracea var. oleracea cultivar TO1000 chromosome C2, BOL, whole genome shotgun sequence includes the following:
- the LOC106322742 gene encoding glycerophosphodiester phosphodiesterase GDPDL5-like isoform X1 — protein sequence MVFSRWVLVIFTLFIAGTLSENSWQTLSGKPPVVIARGGFSGVFPDSSSKAYQWVSVTISPNVALWCDLQLTKDGVGICFPDRNLDNGSDVTGLYPNKKEWFSVDFTWKDLSDVKCKLVQNVKSRSGVFDGSYQILTVEIVAELGAPGLWLNIQNSAFYKQPNLSMRNYVLSLSKRVEVNFISSPEISFLKSMKKDVTKLIFRFLNQDQIEPSKNLSYIKTFSSGILVPKSYIWPVGSDLYLKPHTSLVTDAHRQGLQVFASEFANDFTVAYNYSYDPTAEYLSFIDNGNFSVDGFLSDFPVTPYRAISCFSHLDTKDEKPGRITIISSDGASGDFPGCTDLAYEKAVKDGVDILDCNVKMSKDKIPFCMSSIDLLNTTNVFGTSFRNLSSTVAEIQERSGIYTFSLTMSQIKTLKPVISTHKKDHALFRNPRNKNAGKFLTLSEFLLLANRYNSLFGVLIKVENAVYLAEHQGINVVDAVLDKTHNQTTQESLTTSISVYFQSTDKSVLIACNEKTILSPGQLVYRVDKDISNVTDSAINAILSFAGTIVISMISVLPYNGGGLVRLKKTDVVPRLKARGLRVFVETFSNEFVTLPLDLYWDSTVEIDFFFRSAKIDGIITDFPATSARYKKNQCYRETSLFRTGELLPFANPMLLSPAQPPYPLLVKSDVKESPLPEVRSKQPPPSYAASKAVAKAIQVYCPFKTIVVLVIFFISV from the exons ATGGTGTTCTCTCGATGGGTTTTGGTGATTTTCACCCTGTTCATAGCAGGCACCCTTTCAGAAAATTCTTGGCAGACGTTGAGTG GGAAACCTCCGGTTGTGATTGCTAGAGGTGGGTTCTCTGGTGTGTTTCCAGATTCCAGTAGTAAAGCATATCAATGGGTAAGTGTGACAATTTCACCAAACGTAGCTCTCTGGTGTGATCTTCAACTAACAAAGGATGGTGTCGGAATCTGCTTCCCTGATCGTAATCTTGACAATGGGTCCGATGTCACGGGCCTTTACCCAAATAAGAAAGAATGGTTCTCTGTTGATTTCACATGGAAGGATCTCTCTGATGTGAAGTGTAAAT TGGTCCAGAACGTTAAGTCACGATCAGGAGTTTTCGACGGTTCCTACCAGATATTAACTGTTGAAATTGTAGCAGAACTAGGAGCTCCCGGCCTCTGGTTAAACATTCAG AACAGTGCTTTCTACAAACAACCTAACTTGAGTATGAGAAACTATGTTCTCTCTCTATCAAAACGCGTGGAAGTCAACTTCATATCTTCTCCAGAGATCAGTTTCCTCAAGAGCATGAAAAAGGATGTGACAAAGCTCATCTTTAGGTTTCTGAATCAAGACCAGATAGAGCCATCCAAGAACCTGAGCTATATAAAAACGTTTTCATCTGGAATCCTTGTTCCAAAATCTTACATATGGCCCGTAGGTTCAGATCTTTACCTGAAACCTCACACGTCCCTTGTCACAGATGCTCATAGACAAGGTTTACAAGTTTTCGCCTCGGAGTTTGCCAATGATTTTACAGTTGCTTATAACTACAGCTATGATCCAACGGCTGAGTACTTGTCTTTCATCGACAATGGGAACTTCTCTGTTGATGGTTTCTTATCAGACTTCCCCGTGACTCCATATCGAGCCATCA GTTGCTTCTCTCATTTGGACACCAAAGATGAGAAGCCTGGTCGCATAACAATTATTTCGAGTGATGGAGCTAGTGGAGACTTCCCAGGATGTACTGATTTGGCATATGAGAAAGCTGTGAAGGATGGGGTTGACATTCTTGATTGCAATGTCAAAATGTCCAAGGACAAGATTCCTTTTTGCATGAGCTCCATAGATCTTCTCAACACCACTAATGTCTTTGGCACAAGCTTCAGAAACCTGTCATCAACAGTTGCAGAGATTCAGGAGAGAAGTGGAATCTACACTTTCAGCCTGACCATGTCTCAGATAAAAACCTTGAAGC CTGTTATTTCAACTCATAAGAAGGACCATGCTTTATTCAGAAACCCAAGAAACAAAAACGCTGGAAAGTTTCTTACATTATCAGAGTTCTTGCTTCTTGCAAACCGTTACAACTCTCTCTTCGGCGTCTTGATAAAAGTGGAG AATGCAGTGTATTTAGCTGAACATCAAGGAATCAATGTGGTCGATGCTGTGCTAGATAAAACGCATAACCAAACTACTCAAGAAAGCCTGACAACTTCAATATCAGTCTACTTCCAGTCAACTGATAAGTCTGTCTTAATCGCCTGTAACGAGAAGACTATACTCTCCCCTGGCCAACTTGTGTATAGAGTGGATAAAGACATCAGTAATGTCACAGATTCGGCAATCAATGCCATCTTGAGTTTCGCTGGCACTATTGTCATCAGTATGATCTCGGTCTTACCCTACAATGGAGGAGGGCTTGTCAGGCTTAAGAAGACGGATGTAGTTCCAAGACTGAAAGCACGTGGGCTTCGTGTGTTCGTAGAGACGTTTAGCAACGAGTTTGTCACTCTACCCCTTGATCTTTACTGGGATTCAACGGTTGAGATAGACTTCTTTTTCCGGAGTGCTAAGATTGATGGTATCATCACTGACTTCCCAGCGACCAGTGCAAGGTACAAAA AGAACCAATGCTATAGAGAGACGAGTCTGTTTAGAACCGGTGAGCTCTTACCTTTCGCAAATCCAATGCTTCTTTCCCCAGCTCAACCTCCATATCCGTTACTAGTTAAGTCAGATGTCAAGGAATCGCCACTGCCTGAAGTAAGAAGCAAGCAGCCACCTCCTTCTTATGCGGCATCGAAGGCAGTGGCGAAAGCAATACAAGTCTACTGTCCGTTTAAAACCATTGTGGTTCTTGTGATCTTCTTTATCTCAGTTTAG
- the LOC106322742 gene encoding glycerophosphodiester phosphodiesterase GDPDL5-like isoform X2 encodes MVFSRWVLVIFTLFIAGTLSENSWQTLSGKPPVVIARGGFSGVFPDSSSKAYQWVSVTISPNVALWCDLQLTKDGVGICFPDRNLDNGSDVTGLYPNKKEWFSVDFTWKDLSDVKLVQNVKSRSGVFDGSYQILTVEIVAELGAPGLWLNIQNSAFYKQPNLSMRNYVLSLSKRVEVNFISSPEISFLKSMKKDVTKLIFRFLNQDQIEPSKNLSYIKTFSSGILVPKSYIWPVGSDLYLKPHTSLVTDAHRQGLQVFASEFANDFTVAYNYSYDPTAEYLSFIDNGNFSVDGFLSDFPVTPYRAISCFSHLDTKDEKPGRITIISSDGASGDFPGCTDLAYEKAVKDGVDILDCNVKMSKDKIPFCMSSIDLLNTTNVFGTSFRNLSSTVAEIQERSGIYTFSLTMSQIKTLKPVISTHKKDHALFRNPRNKNAGKFLTLSEFLLLANRYNSLFGVLIKVENAVYLAEHQGINVVDAVLDKTHNQTTQESLTTSISVYFQSTDKSVLIACNEKTILSPGQLVYRVDKDISNVTDSAINAILSFAGTIVISMISVLPYNGGGLVRLKKTDVVPRLKARGLRVFVETFSNEFVTLPLDLYWDSTVEIDFFFRSAKIDGIITDFPATSARYKKNQCYRETSLFRTGELLPFANPMLLSPAQPPYPLLVKSDVKESPLPEVRSKQPPPSYAASKAVAKAIQVYCPFKTIVVLVIFFISV; translated from the exons ATGGTGTTCTCTCGATGGGTTTTGGTGATTTTCACCCTGTTCATAGCAGGCACCCTTTCAGAAAATTCTTGGCAGACGTTGAGTG GGAAACCTCCGGTTGTGATTGCTAGAGGTGGGTTCTCTGGTGTGTTTCCAGATTCCAGTAGTAAAGCATATCAATGGGTAAGTGTGACAATTTCACCAAACGTAGCTCTCTGGTGTGATCTTCAACTAACAAAGGATGGTGTCGGAATCTGCTTCCCTGATCGTAATCTTGACAATGGGTCCGATGTCACGGGCCTTTACCCAAATAAGAAAGAATGGTTCTCTGTTGATTTCACATGGAAGGATCTCTCTGATGTGAAGT TGGTCCAGAACGTTAAGTCACGATCAGGAGTTTTCGACGGTTCCTACCAGATATTAACTGTTGAAATTGTAGCAGAACTAGGAGCTCCCGGCCTCTGGTTAAACATTCAG AACAGTGCTTTCTACAAACAACCTAACTTGAGTATGAGAAACTATGTTCTCTCTCTATCAAAACGCGTGGAAGTCAACTTCATATCTTCTCCAGAGATCAGTTTCCTCAAGAGCATGAAAAAGGATGTGACAAAGCTCATCTTTAGGTTTCTGAATCAAGACCAGATAGAGCCATCCAAGAACCTGAGCTATATAAAAACGTTTTCATCTGGAATCCTTGTTCCAAAATCTTACATATGGCCCGTAGGTTCAGATCTTTACCTGAAACCTCACACGTCCCTTGTCACAGATGCTCATAGACAAGGTTTACAAGTTTTCGCCTCGGAGTTTGCCAATGATTTTACAGTTGCTTATAACTACAGCTATGATCCAACGGCTGAGTACTTGTCTTTCATCGACAATGGGAACTTCTCTGTTGATGGTTTCTTATCAGACTTCCCCGTGACTCCATATCGAGCCATCA GTTGCTTCTCTCATTTGGACACCAAAGATGAGAAGCCTGGTCGCATAACAATTATTTCGAGTGATGGAGCTAGTGGAGACTTCCCAGGATGTACTGATTTGGCATATGAGAAAGCTGTGAAGGATGGGGTTGACATTCTTGATTGCAATGTCAAAATGTCCAAGGACAAGATTCCTTTTTGCATGAGCTCCATAGATCTTCTCAACACCACTAATGTCTTTGGCACAAGCTTCAGAAACCTGTCATCAACAGTTGCAGAGATTCAGGAGAGAAGTGGAATCTACACTTTCAGCCTGACCATGTCTCAGATAAAAACCTTGAAGC CTGTTATTTCAACTCATAAGAAGGACCATGCTTTATTCAGAAACCCAAGAAACAAAAACGCTGGAAAGTTTCTTACATTATCAGAGTTCTTGCTTCTTGCAAACCGTTACAACTCTCTCTTCGGCGTCTTGATAAAAGTGGAG AATGCAGTGTATTTAGCTGAACATCAAGGAATCAATGTGGTCGATGCTGTGCTAGATAAAACGCATAACCAAACTACTCAAGAAAGCCTGACAACTTCAATATCAGTCTACTTCCAGTCAACTGATAAGTCTGTCTTAATCGCCTGTAACGAGAAGACTATACTCTCCCCTGGCCAACTTGTGTATAGAGTGGATAAAGACATCAGTAATGTCACAGATTCGGCAATCAATGCCATCTTGAGTTTCGCTGGCACTATTGTCATCAGTATGATCTCGGTCTTACCCTACAATGGAGGAGGGCTTGTCAGGCTTAAGAAGACGGATGTAGTTCCAAGACTGAAAGCACGTGGGCTTCGTGTGTTCGTAGAGACGTTTAGCAACGAGTTTGTCACTCTACCCCTTGATCTTTACTGGGATTCAACGGTTGAGATAGACTTCTTTTTCCGGAGTGCTAAGATTGATGGTATCATCACTGACTTCCCAGCGACCAGTGCAAGGTACAAAA AGAACCAATGCTATAGAGAGACGAGTCTGTTTAGAACCGGTGAGCTCTTACCTTTCGCAAATCCAATGCTTCTTTCCCCAGCTCAACCTCCATATCCGTTACTAGTTAAGTCAGATGTCAAGGAATCGCCACTGCCTGAAGTAAGAAGCAAGCAGCCACCTCCTTCTTATGCGGCATCGAAGGCAGTGGCGAAAGCAATACAAGTCTACTGTCCGTTTAAAACCATTGTGGTTCTTGTGATCTTCTTTATCTCAGTTTAG
- the LOC106322742 gene encoding glycerophosphodiester phosphodiesterase GDPDL5-like isoform X3, with protein MVFSRWVLVIFTLFIAGTLSENSWQTLSGKPPVVIARGGFSGVFPDSSSKAYQWVSVTISPNVALWCDLQLTKDGVGICFPDRNLDNGSDVTGLYPNKKEWFSVDFTWKDLSDVKCKLVQNVKSRSGVFDGSYQILTVEIVAELGAPGLWLNIQNSAFYKQPNLSMRNYVLSLSKRVEVNFISSPEISFLKSMKKDVTKLIFRFLNQDQIEPSKNLSYIKTFSSGILVPKSYIWPVGSDLYLKPHTSLVTDAHRQGLQVFASEFANDFTVAYNYSYDPTAEYLSFIDNGNFSVDGFLSDFPVTPYRAISCFSHLDTKDEKPGRITIISSDGASGDFPGCTDLAYEKAVKDGVDILDCNVKMSKDKIPFCMSSIDLLNTTNVFGTSFRNLSSTVAEIQERSGIYTFSLTMSQIKTLKPVISTHKKDHALFRNPRNKNAGKFLTLSEFLLLANRYNSLFGVLIKVENAVYLAEHQGINVVDAVLDKTHNQTTQESLTTSISVYFQSTDKSVLIACNEKTILSPGQLVYRVDKDISNVTDSAINAILSFAGTIVISMISVLPYNGGGLVRLKKTDVVPRLKARGLRVFVETFSNEFVTLPLDLYWDSTVEIDFFFRSAKIDGIITDFPATSAREPML; from the exons ATGGTGTTCTCTCGATGGGTTTTGGTGATTTTCACCCTGTTCATAGCAGGCACCCTTTCAGAAAATTCTTGGCAGACGTTGAGTG GGAAACCTCCGGTTGTGATTGCTAGAGGTGGGTTCTCTGGTGTGTTTCCAGATTCCAGTAGTAAAGCATATCAATGGGTAAGTGTGACAATTTCACCAAACGTAGCTCTCTGGTGTGATCTTCAACTAACAAAGGATGGTGTCGGAATCTGCTTCCCTGATCGTAATCTTGACAATGGGTCCGATGTCACGGGCCTTTACCCAAATAAGAAAGAATGGTTCTCTGTTGATTTCACATGGAAGGATCTCTCTGATGTGAAGTGTAAAT TGGTCCAGAACGTTAAGTCACGATCAGGAGTTTTCGACGGTTCCTACCAGATATTAACTGTTGAAATTGTAGCAGAACTAGGAGCTCCCGGCCTCTGGTTAAACATTCAG AACAGTGCTTTCTACAAACAACCTAACTTGAGTATGAGAAACTATGTTCTCTCTCTATCAAAACGCGTGGAAGTCAACTTCATATCTTCTCCAGAGATCAGTTTCCTCAAGAGCATGAAAAAGGATGTGACAAAGCTCATCTTTAGGTTTCTGAATCAAGACCAGATAGAGCCATCCAAGAACCTGAGCTATATAAAAACGTTTTCATCTGGAATCCTTGTTCCAAAATCTTACATATGGCCCGTAGGTTCAGATCTTTACCTGAAACCTCACACGTCCCTTGTCACAGATGCTCATAGACAAGGTTTACAAGTTTTCGCCTCGGAGTTTGCCAATGATTTTACAGTTGCTTATAACTACAGCTATGATCCAACGGCTGAGTACTTGTCTTTCATCGACAATGGGAACTTCTCTGTTGATGGTTTCTTATCAGACTTCCCCGTGACTCCATATCGAGCCATCA GTTGCTTCTCTCATTTGGACACCAAAGATGAGAAGCCTGGTCGCATAACAATTATTTCGAGTGATGGAGCTAGTGGAGACTTCCCAGGATGTACTGATTTGGCATATGAGAAAGCTGTGAAGGATGGGGTTGACATTCTTGATTGCAATGTCAAAATGTCCAAGGACAAGATTCCTTTTTGCATGAGCTCCATAGATCTTCTCAACACCACTAATGTCTTTGGCACAAGCTTCAGAAACCTGTCATCAACAGTTGCAGAGATTCAGGAGAGAAGTGGAATCTACACTTTCAGCCTGACCATGTCTCAGATAAAAACCTTGAAGC CTGTTATTTCAACTCATAAGAAGGACCATGCTTTATTCAGAAACCCAAGAAACAAAAACGCTGGAAAGTTTCTTACATTATCAGAGTTCTTGCTTCTTGCAAACCGTTACAACTCTCTCTTCGGCGTCTTGATAAAAGTGGAG AATGCAGTGTATTTAGCTGAACATCAAGGAATCAATGTGGTCGATGCTGTGCTAGATAAAACGCATAACCAAACTACTCAAGAAAGCCTGACAACTTCAATATCAGTCTACTTCCAGTCAACTGATAAGTCTGTCTTAATCGCCTGTAACGAGAAGACTATACTCTCCCCTGGCCAACTTGTGTATAGAGTGGATAAAGACATCAGTAATGTCACAGATTCGGCAATCAATGCCATCTTGAGTTTCGCTGGCACTATTGTCATCAGTATGATCTCGGTCTTACCCTACAATGGAGGAGGGCTTGTCAGGCTTAAGAAGACGGATGTAGTTCCAAGACTGAAAGCACGTGGGCTTCGTGTGTTCGTAGAGACGTTTAGCAACGAGTTTGTCACTCTACCCCTTGATCTTTACTGGGATTCAACGGTTGAGATAGACTTCTTTTTCCGGAGTGCTAAGATTGATGGTATCATCACTGACTTCCCAGCGACCAGTGCAAG AGAACCAATGCTATAG
- the LOC106322742 gene encoding glycerophosphodiester phosphodiesterase GDPDL5-like isoform X4 translates to MFPYKVSDSIIQSVVQNVKSRSGVFDGSYQILTVEIVAELGAPGLWLNIQNSAFYKQPNLSMRNYVLSLSKRVEVNFISSPEISFLKSMKKDVTKLIFRFLNQDQIEPSKNLSYIKTFSSGILVPKSYIWPVGSDLYLKPHTSLVTDAHRQGLQVFASEFANDFTVAYNYSYDPTAEYLSFIDNGNFSVDGFLSDFPVTPYRAISCFSHLDTKDEKPGRITIISSDGASGDFPGCTDLAYEKAVKDGVDILDCNVKMSKDKIPFCMSSIDLLNTTNVFGTSFRNLSSTVAEIQERSGIYTFSLTMSQIKTLKPVISTHKKDHALFRNPRNKNAGKFLTLSEFLLLANRYNSLFGVLIKVENAVYLAEHQGINVVDAVLDKTHNQTTQESLTTSISVYFQSTDKSVLIACNEKTILSPGQLVYRVDKDISNVTDSAINAILSFAGTIVISMISVLPYNGGGLVRLKKTDVVPRLKARGLRVFVETFSNEFVTLPLDLYWDSTVEIDFFFRSAKIDGIITDFPATSARYKKNQCYRETSLFRTGELLPFANPMLLSPAQPPYPLLVKSDVKESPLPEVRSKQPPPSYAASKAVAKAIQVYCPFKTIVVLVIFFISV, encoded by the exons ATGTTTCCATACAAAGTTTCTGATAGTATCATTCAATCAGTGGTCCAGAACGTTAAGTCACGATCAGGAGTTTTCGACGGTTCCTACCAGATATTAACTGTTGAAATTGTAGCAGAACTAGGAGCTCCCGGCCTCTGGTTAAACATTCAG AACAGTGCTTTCTACAAACAACCTAACTTGAGTATGAGAAACTATGTTCTCTCTCTATCAAAACGCGTGGAAGTCAACTTCATATCTTCTCCAGAGATCAGTTTCCTCAAGAGCATGAAAAAGGATGTGACAAAGCTCATCTTTAGGTTTCTGAATCAAGACCAGATAGAGCCATCCAAGAACCTGAGCTATATAAAAACGTTTTCATCTGGAATCCTTGTTCCAAAATCTTACATATGGCCCGTAGGTTCAGATCTTTACCTGAAACCTCACACGTCCCTTGTCACAGATGCTCATAGACAAGGTTTACAAGTTTTCGCCTCGGAGTTTGCCAATGATTTTACAGTTGCTTATAACTACAGCTATGATCCAACGGCTGAGTACTTGTCTTTCATCGACAATGGGAACTTCTCTGTTGATGGTTTCTTATCAGACTTCCCCGTGACTCCATATCGAGCCATCA GTTGCTTCTCTCATTTGGACACCAAAGATGAGAAGCCTGGTCGCATAACAATTATTTCGAGTGATGGAGCTAGTGGAGACTTCCCAGGATGTACTGATTTGGCATATGAGAAAGCTGTGAAGGATGGGGTTGACATTCTTGATTGCAATGTCAAAATGTCCAAGGACAAGATTCCTTTTTGCATGAGCTCCATAGATCTTCTCAACACCACTAATGTCTTTGGCACAAGCTTCAGAAACCTGTCATCAACAGTTGCAGAGATTCAGGAGAGAAGTGGAATCTACACTTTCAGCCTGACCATGTCTCAGATAAAAACCTTGAAGC CTGTTATTTCAACTCATAAGAAGGACCATGCTTTATTCAGAAACCCAAGAAACAAAAACGCTGGAAAGTTTCTTACATTATCAGAGTTCTTGCTTCTTGCAAACCGTTACAACTCTCTCTTCGGCGTCTTGATAAAAGTGGAG AATGCAGTGTATTTAGCTGAACATCAAGGAATCAATGTGGTCGATGCTGTGCTAGATAAAACGCATAACCAAACTACTCAAGAAAGCCTGACAACTTCAATATCAGTCTACTTCCAGTCAACTGATAAGTCTGTCTTAATCGCCTGTAACGAGAAGACTATACTCTCCCCTGGCCAACTTGTGTATAGAGTGGATAAAGACATCAGTAATGTCACAGATTCGGCAATCAATGCCATCTTGAGTTTCGCTGGCACTATTGTCATCAGTATGATCTCGGTCTTACCCTACAATGGAGGAGGGCTTGTCAGGCTTAAGAAGACGGATGTAGTTCCAAGACTGAAAGCACGTGGGCTTCGTGTGTTCGTAGAGACGTTTAGCAACGAGTTTGTCACTCTACCCCTTGATCTTTACTGGGATTCAACGGTTGAGATAGACTTCTTTTTCCGGAGTGCTAAGATTGATGGTATCATCACTGACTTCCCAGCGACCAGTGCAAGGTACAAAA AGAACCAATGCTATAGAGAGACGAGTCTGTTTAGAACCGGTGAGCTCTTACCTTTCGCAAATCCAATGCTTCTTTCCCCAGCTCAACCTCCATATCCGTTACTAGTTAAGTCAGATGTCAAGGAATCGCCACTGCCTGAAGTAAGAAGCAAGCAGCCACCTCCTTCTTATGCGGCATCGAAGGCAGTGGCGAAAGCAATACAAGTCTACTGTCCGTTTAAAACCATTGTGGTTCTTGTGATCTTCTTTATCTCAGTTTAG